A stretch of Abyssogena phaseoliformis symbiont OG214 DNA encodes these proteins:
- the rsfS gene encoding ribosome silencing factor: MNLEQQLKTVTNTIEELKGEDIVTLKILEQSADIEAIVIATGRSVQHVRGIANNLKIEAKRLNMKMLGIEGIETGHWMLIDLAEVVVHVMTEKTRKFYKLEKLWSGLENT; this comes from the coding sequence ATGAATTTAGAACAACAATTAAAGACCGTTACTAACACCATTGAAGAATTAAAAGGTGAGGACATCGTCACCTTAAAAATTTTAGAACAAAGTGCTGATATTGAAGCCATTGTTATTGCCACAGGTCGATCCGTTCAACATGTGCGCGGTATCGCTAATAATCTTAAAATTGAGGCCAAGCGCCTTAATATGAAAATGCTAGGCATTGAAGGCATTGAAACTGGGCATTGGATGTTGATAGACTTAGCAGAAGTTGTGGTGCATGTGATGACGGAAAAAACCAGAAAATTTTACAAATTAGAAAAACTTTGGTCAGGATTAGAAAACACCTAA